One Drosophila kikkawai strain 14028-0561.14 chromosome 3L, DkikHiC1v2, whole genome shotgun sequence genomic window carries:
- the ATPsynCF6L gene encoding ATP synthase-coupling factor 6, mitochondrial: MLPRILKSSRIWRRGFCDKAPGISKDPVYQTFLDKVREYRLKSPTGKPVDPTPEYEEELKESIEKLALRYGGGEGVDLLAFPKFKLPDLDIDPISIYDLPEYKDKEIKDDEKVEEPEKEAKSKSGVKDKKEVKEKKDKGKKEDKTKKAKDDKKAKSKAEKDKKK; this comes from the exons ATGTTACCTCGAATCCTTAAATCCAGTCGCATCTGGCGTCGTGGTTTCTGTGACAAGGCACCGGGAATTTCCAAGGATCCCGTTTACCAGACCTTTCTGGATAAGGTGCGTGAATACCGCCTGAAGAGTCCCACGGGCAAGCCCGTAGATCCTACCCCGGAATACGAGGAGGAACTAAAGGAGTCCATCGAGAAGCTGGCCCTGCGCTATGGTGGTGGCGAAGGAGTCGATCTTCTAGCATTTCCCAAATTCAAATTGCCTGATCTGGATATTGATCCCATTTCCATATACGATTT ACCCGAGTACAAAGACAAGGAAATAAAAGACGATGAGAAGGTAGAGGAGCCAGAAAAGGAGGCCAAGTCCAAGAGTGGAGTTAAAGACAAGAAGGAAgttaaagaaaagaaagataaAGGCAAGAAGGAAGACAAGACTAAGAAGGCCAAAGATGACAAGAAAGCCAAGTCCAAAGCTGAAAAGGATAAAAAGAAGTAG